Proteins found in one Cetobacterium ceti genomic segment:
- a CDS encoding phosphate signaling complex PhoU family protein produces MKNFADTLNAIDKHYLEMLKYLNRNFHTNLAMLEKGEFNRTLYGEAKIVEDSLNAFDVKIKEDCIVTMARFQPAAKNLRKLVMLINSVRVLERMGDLLKGNLYIIRDIQNKAPHLLEHLTGIIYPVSKKINELFLLYIEAFNNNDEKILYDILYLDEEIDNIIDENLNKFLEIMKMSPENVEGGALLILLDKKFERLSDHIIHLVTDLIYILNGENMRKIELLSKQ; encoded by the coding sequence ATGAAAAATTTTGCCGATACTTTAAATGCTATTGATAAACATTATTTAGAAATGCTTAAATATTTAAACAGAAATTTTCATACTAATTTAGCTATGTTAGAAAAAGGCGAGTTTAATAGAACCCTTTATGGAGAAGCTAAAATAGTTGAAGATTCCTTAAATGCCTTTGACGTAAAAATAAAGGAAGATTGTATTGTTACCATGGCAAGATTTCAACCTGCTGCTAAAAATTTAAGAAAGTTAGTTATGCTTATAAATAGTGTTCGTGTTTTAGAACGAATGGGTGATCTTTTAAAGGGAAATTTATATATAATAAGAGATATTCAAAATAAAGCTCCCCATCTTTTAGAACATTTAACAGGAATTATATATCCTGTTAGTAAAAAAATAAATGAATTATTTCTATTGTATATTGAAGCTTTCAATAACAATGATGAAAAAATTCTTTATGATATTCTATATTTAGATGAAGAAATAGATAATATTATAGATGAAAATCTAAATAAATTTCTAGAAATTATGAAGATGTCCCCAGAGAATGTAGAAGGTGGTGCTCTTTTAATTTTATTAGATAAAAAATTTGAAAGATTATCTGACCATATTATTCATTTAGTAACAGATTTAATCTACATTTTAAATGGAGAAAATATGAGAAAAATTGAGCTTCTTTCAAAACAATAA
- a CDS encoding YbhB/YbcL family Raf kinase inhibitor-like protein: MKKVISLLFFLLSISAFSFQLTSSGMKNGVIEQKYGTYGTDKYEGMPLLSLPFQWKDAPKGTKQFALVMEDFDAVEAVGVVWIHWITLIPGDVDSLPANASATDSHLTQGYNSWWSKLGGSLPLDKVDRYGGPVPPNKTHTYTITLYALNKKLNLKQGFYLNQLYDAMNGHILGKTVLTGKYIKH; the protein is encoded by the coding sequence ATGAAAAAAGTTATTTCATTACTTTTTTTCCTACTTAGTATTTCAGCTTTCTCATTTCAATTGACAAGCTCAGGTATGAAAAATGGTGTAATTGAACAAAAATATGGAACTTATGGAACTGATAAATATGAAGGAATGCCTTTACTATCTCTTCCTTTTCAATGGAAAGATGCTCCTAAGGGAACTAAACAATTTGCCCTTGTAATGGAAGATTTCGATGCTGTAGAAGCTGTAGGAGTTGTTTGGATTCACTGGATAACTTTAATTCCTGGAGATGTAGATTCTTTACCTGCTAATGCAAGTGCTACTGATTCCCATTTAACTCAAGGATATAACAGCTGGTGGTCTAAATTAGGTGGAAGTTTACCTCTTGATAAAGTTGACAGATATGGTGGACCTGTACCTCCTAATAAAACTCATACTTACACAATCACTTTATATGCTTTAAATAAAAAACTTAATCTTAAACAAGGTTTTTATTTAAATCAATTATATGATGCAATGAATGGACATATTTTAGGTAAAACTGTTTTAACTGGAAAATATATCAAACATTAA
- a CDS encoding polyprenyl synthetase family protein, protein MKTFKEFLGEKKAIVEKAIEEELNKLTYPEVIAEGMKYAVLNGGKRLRPILLLMTLDLLEKDMRLGTHIGAAIEMIHSYSLVHDDLPALDNDDYRRGKLTTHKKFGEAQGILIGDALLTHAFAILSERREGLNSDQILDIVNLTGKYAGVNGMIGGQMVDIESEGKKIDFETLKYIHRNKTGKLIKLPLEIGAIIGNISEEKRDVLVRYGELIGLAFQIKDDILDIEGDFEKIGKPVGSDLELEKSTYPSLFGMEKTKKILEETLIEAKDILIENFGFEKSRRFVELADYIGYREN, encoded by the coding sequence ATGAAAACATTTAAGGAGTTTTTAGGAGAAAAAAAAGCTATTGTAGAGAAAGCCATTGAAGAGGAGTTAAATAAATTAACATATCCTGAAGTTATTGCTGAAGGGATGAAATATGCTGTTTTAAATGGTGGGAAAAGATTAAGACCGATACTTCTTCTTATGACCTTAGATCTTTTAGAAAAAGATATGAGATTAGGAACTCATATAGGTGCTGCAATTGAAATGATCCATTCCTATTCTTTAGTTCACGATGACTTACCTGCCCTAGATAATGATGATTATAGAAGGGGGAAACTTACAACTCATAAGAAGTTTGGAGAAGCCCAAGGTATTTTAATAGGAGATGCATTATTAACCCATGCCTTTGCTATTTTAAGTGAAAGAAGAGAGGGACTAAATAGCGATCAAATTCTAGACATTGTAAATTTAACAGGCAAATATGCAGGGGTAAATGGAATGATCGGTGGACAAATGGTGGATATTGAAAGTGAAGGGAAAAAAATAGATTTTGAAACTTTAAAATATATCCATAGAAATAAAACAGGAAAATTAATAAAATTACCATTGGAAATTGGAGCAATTATAGGGAATATATCTGAAGAAAAAAGAGATGTTTTAGTTAGATATGGAGAGTTAATTGGACTTGCTTTTCAAATTAAAGATGATATTTTAGATATAGAGGGAGATTTTGAAAAGATAGGAAAACCTGTGGGGAGCGATTTAGAACTTGAAAAATCAACTTATCCATCACTATTTGGAATGGAAAAAACTAAGAAAATTTTAGAAGAAACTCTAATAGAAGCCAAGGATATTTTAATAGAAAACTTTGGATTTGAAAAATCAAGAAGGTTTGTAGAGTTAGCTGATTATATAGGTTATAGAGAAAACTAA
- the xseB gene encoding exodeoxyribonuclease VII small subunit: MKKNSFEWNLSLIDEIIEKLEKGDLNLNDSLKEYEKAMKLLKKSSDILDEAEGVIKKISLDKNDDIVEEVLDYENI, encoded by the coding sequence ATGAAAAAAAATAGTTTTGAGTGGAACTTATCATTAATTGATGAAATTATTGAAAAATTAGAAAAGGGAGATTTAAATTTAAATGATTCTCTAAAAGAGTATGAAAAAGCCATGAAACTTTTAAAAAAATCCAGTGATATTTTAGATGAAGCAGAGGGAGTAATAAAGAAAATATCTTTAGACAAAAATGATGACATTGTGGAAGAGGTGCTAGATTATGAAAACATTTAA
- the rsmD gene encoding 16S rRNA (guanine(966)-N(2))-methyltransferase RsmD, producing MRIIAGEAKGKIIKCRKGMDTRPTLDSVKESLFSMIAPYVPEARVLDLFSGTGNLALESLSRGAKRAVMIEKDTDALKIIIENINNLGYENKSRAYKNDVLRAVDILGRKGEKFDLIFMDPPYRLELCEKVMNKIQENGLLAEGGLIICEHHLFEDLHDEVGEFKKTDERKYGKKCMTFYTR from the coding sequence ATGAGAATAATTGCAGGAGAAGCAAAGGGAAAAATAATAAAATGTAGAAAGGGAATGGACACAAGACCTACCCTTGACAGTGTAAAGGAATCACTATTTTCTATGATAGCTCCCTATGTTCCAGAAGCTAGAGTTTTAGATTTATTTAGTGGAACAGGGAACTTAGCCTTAGAATCTTTAAGTAGAGGGGCTAAAAGAGCAGTAATGATAGAAAAGGATACAGATGCCTTAAAAATAATAATTGAGAACATAAATAACCTTGGATATGAAAATAAATCTAGAGCTTATAAAAACGATGTTTTAAGAGCTGTGGATATATTAGGTAGAAAAGGTGAAAAGTTTGATTTAATATTTATGGATCCTCCATACAGATTAGAACTTTGTGAAAAAGTTATGAATAAAATCCAAGAAAATGGATTATTAGCTGAAGGTGGATTAATAATATGTGAACATCATCTTTTTGAAGATCTTCATGATGAGGTTGGAGAGTTTAAAAAGACAGATGAGAGAAAATATGGAAAAAAATGCATGACATTTTATACTAGATAA
- the queA gene encoding tRNA preQ1(34) S-adenosylmethionine ribosyltransferase-isomerase QueA produces the protein MSTMLSDYDYHLPEELIGQKPREPRDHSKLMVVNKEKEEIEHKHFYDIIDYLNEGDILVRNSTKVIPARLFGHKDTGGVLEILLIKRIDLNTWECLLKPAKKLKVGQKLYIGHNNELIGELIEIKDDGNRVLKFTYEGAFEEVLDKLGKMPLPPYIVESLSEKERYQTVYAIKGESVAAPTAGLHFTKELLEKIEKKGIKIIDVFLEVGLGTFRPVQTENVLDHKMHEEHFEIPEEAAKIINEAKTQGRRVVAVGTTSVRALESSVDENGKLVAQGNDTHIFIYPGYKFKIVDALITNFHLPKSTLLMLVSAFSNREFMLDVYKKAVENEYHFFSFGDAMFIY, from the coding sequence ATGTCAACAATGTTAAGTGATTATGATTACCATTTACCAGAGGAACTTATTGGACAAAAACCAAGAGAACCTAGAGATCATTCAAAGTTAATGGTGGTAAATAAGGAAAAAGAAGAAATAGAACATAAGCATTTCTATGATATTATAGATTATTTAAATGAGGGAGATATTTTAGTTAGAAATTCAACTAAAGTTATTCCAGCAAGATTATTTGGTCATAAGGATACAGGAGGAGTTTTAGAAATTCTTTTAATAAAAAGAATAGACTTAAACACTTGGGAGTGTCTATTAAAACCAGCAAAGAAGTTAAAGGTAGGGCAAAAATTATATATTGGTCATAATAATGAACTAATAGGAGAACTTATTGAAATTAAAGATGATGGAAATAGGGTTTTAAAATTTACCTATGAAGGAGCCTTTGAAGAGGTTTTAGATAAATTAGGTAAAATGCCATTACCACCTTATATTGTAGAGTCTTTATCTGAAAAGGAAAGATACCAAACTGTATATGCAATAAAGGGAGAGTCAGTTGCTGCTCCAACAGCAGGACTTCATTTTACAAAGGAACTTCTTGAAAAAATTGAGAAAAAAGGTATTAAAATAATAGATGTATTTTTAGAAGTTGGACTAGGAACTTTTAGACCAGTACAAACTGAAAATGTATTAGATCATAAGATGCATGAAGAGCATTTTGAAATACCAGAGGAAGCAGCAAAAATTATAAATGAAGCTAAAACTCAAGGAAGAAGAGTTGTTGCAGTAGGGACAACATCAGTAAGAGCTTTAGAGTCATCTGTAGATGAAAATGGAAAATTAGTTGCCCAGGGAAATGATACACATATATTTATATATCCAGGATATAAATTTAAAATAGTAGATGCCCTAATAACAAATTTCCATTTACCAAAATCTACACTTTTAATGTTGGTTTCAGCATTTTCAAATAGGGAATTTATGCTAGATGTCTATAAAAAAGCTGTGGAAAATGAATATCATTTCTTTAGCTTTGGAGATGCTATGTTCATCTATTAA
- the prmC gene encoding peptide chain release factor N(5)-glutamine methyltransferase encodes MKLLDILKFSEEYLKKYSFSKPRLESEKVIAHVLKLDRIGLYAYFDMELTEEQKNQIRSFLRVMARDRAEFTQVLKSTSETKEVSFQEENRELLRKSIEYLKNNNVIDARLDGEYIFAHVLGVTRATLTLNFHRKITEEEKEKIKKMLISRGKNKRPLQYILGEWEFYGYPFKVDERVLIPRADTEILVEQCKFILNEQENPKVLDIGTGSGAISITLGKEVKKAQILGLDISEDAITVAEENKKLNKVENVRFLKSDIFSNVVDKDYTLIVSNPPYIPMEEYNTLMAEVKNHEPLGALTDKGDGYYFYKTISREGKNYLINGGFLAFEVGYNQAEQVSKFMEEDGYDIVAIVKDYGGIDRVVIGRKNGEK; translated from the coding sequence ATGAAATTATTGGATATATTGAAATTTTCTGAGGAGTATTTAAAAAAATACTCCTTTTCAAAACCTCGTTTAGAAAGTGAAAAGGTAATTGCCCATGTGTTAAAATTAGATAGAATAGGATTATATGCCTATTTTGATATGGAATTAACAGAGGAGCAAAAAAATCAAATTAGAAGTTTCTTAAGAGTTATGGCTAGGGACAGAGCTGAATTTACACAGGTGCTTAAAAGTACTTCTGAGACAAAGGAAGTTAGTTTCCAAGAGGAAAATAGAGAGCTTTTAAGAAAGAGTATAGAGTATTTGAAAAACAATAATGTCATAGATGCAAGGTTGGATGGAGAATATATTTTTGCCCATGTACTTGGAGTTACTAGAGCAACTTTGACTTTAAATTTTCATAGAAAAATAACCGAGGAAGAAAAAGAAAAAATAAAAAAAATGCTTATATCTAGAGGAAAAAATAAAAGACCTTTACAATATATTCTTGGAGAATGGGAATTTTATGGATATCCATTTAAAGTGGATGAAAGGGTTTTAATTCCTAGGGCAGATACGGAGATTTTAGTTGAACAGTGTAAGTTTATACTAAATGAACAGGAAAATCCCAAGGTTTTAGATATAGGAACAGGTAGTGGAGCTATTAGTATTACTTTGGGGAAAGAGGTTAAAAAAGCTCAAATCCTAGGGTTAGATATCAGTGAAGATGCTATTACTGTGGCAGAGGAAAATAAAAAGTTAAATAAAGTTGAAAATGTAAGATTTTTAAAATCAGATATATTTTCAAATGTGGTGGATAAGGATTATACACTTATAGTTTCAAATCCGCCATATATACCAATGGAAGAATATAATACCCTAATGGCAGAGGTCAAAAATCATGAACCTTTAGGAGCCTTAACAGATAAGGGAGATGGATATTATTTTTATAAAACTATCTCTAGGGAAGGAAAAAACTATTTAATAAATGGTGGTTTTCTAGCCTTTGAAGTTGGATATAATCAAGCTGAACAGGTTTCAAAGTTTATGGAAGAGGATGGCTATGATATTGTTGCCATAGTAAAAGATTATGGTGGAATAGATAGGGTAGTAATAGGTAGAAAGAATGGTGAAAAGTAA
- the prfA gene encoding peptide chain release factor 1: MFAKLEEVIKKHDELLSDLGSPEVLADPKKMMELNKSLNDMTPIVEKYKEYKRYQEDLEFIKENIRAEKDHDMREMMNEEMKELEEIIPNVEDELKILLLPKDPNDDRNVIIEIRGGAGGDEAALFASDLFRMYTRFAERHKWKVDVIERQEVGAGGTKEVVFSINGQGAYSRLKFESGVHRVQRVPETESSGRIHTSTATVAVLPEIDEVQQIHSINPSELKIDTYRAGGAGGQHVNMTDSAVRITHLPTGIVVQCQDERSQLKNREKAMKHLLSKLYEMELEAQRSAVESERRLQVGTGDRSEKIRTYNYPQGRITDHRIKYTVHQLDAFMDGDLEDMIDALTTFYQAEMLANSGE; this comes from the coding sequence GTGTTCGCTAAATTAGAAGAAGTAATAAAAAAGCATGATGAGCTTTTATCTGACTTAGGATCTCCAGAGGTTTTAGCCGATCCTAAAAAGATGATGGAGCTTAACAAAAGTTTAAATGATATGACTCCAATTGTTGAAAAATACAAGGAATATAAAAGATATCAAGAGGATTTAGAGTTCATAAAGGAAAATATCAGAGCTGAAAAGGATCATGATATGAGAGAAATGATGAACGAAGAGATGAAAGAATTAGAAGAGATCATTCCAAATGTTGAGGATGAATTAAAGATTCTTTTATTACCAAAAGACCCTAATGACGATAGAAACGTTATTATAGAGATCAGAGGAGGGGCAGGAGGAGACGAGGCTGCTTTATTCGCATCTGATTTATTTAGAATGTATACAAGATTTGCTGAAAGACACAAATGGAAAGTTGATGTAATCGAAAGACAAGAAGTTGGTGCAGGTGGAACTAAAGAGGTTGTATTTAGTATAAATGGTCAAGGAGCTTACTCAAGACTTAAGTTTGAGTCAGGGGTACATAGAGTACAAAGAGTTCCTGAAACAGAATCATCAGGAAGAATTCATACTTCAACTGCAACAGTAGCAGTTTTACCAGAGATTGATGAAGTTCAACAAATTCATTCAATCAATCCTTCAGAACTTAAAATAGATACATATAGAGCAGGAGGAGCAGGAGGACAGCACGTTAACATGACTGACTCTGCAGTTAGAATTACTCACTTACCAACAGGAATAGTTGTTCAGTGTCAAGATGAGAGATCTCAGTTAAAAAATAGAGAAAAGGCAATGAAACACTTATTATCTAAATTATATGAGATGGAATTAGAAGCTCAAAGATCAGCTGTTGAAAGTGAAAGAAGACTTCAAGTTGGAACAGGAGATAGATCTGAAAAAATCAGAACATATAACTATCCACAGGGAAGAATTACAGACCATAGAATTAAATATACAGTTCACCAACTGGATGCATTTATGGATGGAGATTTAGAAGATATGATAGATGCTCTAACAACATTCTATCAAGCTGAAATGCTAGCAAATTCAGGGGAGTAA
- a CDS encoding YehS family protein, which translates to MRNNDVIRRVRYALKINNRNLIRVFELGGLKISEEELEGLLKKEIEEGAVNCNNKTLDAFLTGLITYKRGKLDPTKAPANPDVLTNNSKNVNNYVLKKLRIALGFRSEDMLEAFKLGGVHISESELSALFRKPDHKNYRECGDKFVRVFIKGITAMFRGDEE; encoded by the coding sequence ATGAGAAATAATGATGTAATAAGAAGAGTAAGATACGCTTTAAAAATAAACAATAGAAATCTTATTCGTGTATTTGAATTAGGAGGATTAAAAATCTCTGAAGAGGAATTAGAGGGATTATTAAAAAAAGAGATTGAAGAGGGAGCAGTAAATTGTAACAATAAAACTTTAGATGCTTTCTTAACAGGATTAATAACTTATAAAAGAGGAAAATTAGATCCTACAAAGGCACCTGCTAATCCAGATGTTTTAACAAATAACTCTAAAAATGTAAATAACTATGTACTAAAGAAATTAAGAATAGCTTTAGGATTTAGAAGTGAGGATATGTTAGAAGCTTTCAAATTAGGTGGAGTTCATATATCTGAATCTGAATTAAGTGCTCTTTTCAGAAAACCAGATCATAAAAACTACAGAGAGTGTGGAGATAAGTTTGTAAGAGTATTCATAAAGGGAATAACTGCAATGTTTAGAGGGGACGAAGAGTAA
- a CDS encoding RNA polymerase sigma factor gives MDFEEIYDTYFDRVYYKILGAVKNEEDAEDIAQEVFISVYKNLKGFRKDSNLYTWIYRIAINKIYDFFRRKKESVELNDEILTLDSGNDVHSSIILEEKLKKLSPQEKEIVILKDIYGYKLREISDMKGINVSTVKTIYYKAIKDMGGAF, from the coding sequence ATGGACTTTGAAGAAATTTATGACACATATTTTGATAGGGTATATTACAAAATATTAGGTGCAGTTAAAAATGAGGAAGATGCTGAAGATATAGCTCAAGAAGTTTTTATAAGTGTTTATAAAAATTTAAAAGGGTTTAGAAAAGATAGTAATTTATATACTTGGATTTATAGAATAGCTATAAATAAAATTTATGATTTTTTTAGAAGGAAAAAAGAGAGTGTAGAATTAAATGATGAAATTTTAACTTTAGATAGTGGAAATGATGTTCATAGTTCTATTATTCTAGAGGAGAAATTAAAAAAGTTATCTCCTCAGGAAAAGGAGATAGTTATTTTGAAAGATATTTATGGGTATAAATTAAGGGAAATTTCAGATATGAAGGGAATAAATGTCTCAACTGTAAAAACAATATACTACAAAGCTATTAAAGATATGGGAGGTGCGTTTTAA
- the ispG gene encoding flavodoxin-dependent (E)-4-hydroxy-3-methylbut-2-enyl-diphosphate synthase: MRITREVKVGNLVIGGNNKIVIQSMTNTPTWNVEKTVKQIKELESVGCEMVRVTVNTIEAAEAIGKIKKEIKVPLVADIHFDYRLALKAMENGIDKLRINPGNIGDEEKVRLVVEMAKEKNIPIRIGVNSGSIEKSILEKYGKPTSDAMVESAMYHVSLLEKYGFEDIIISLKASNVKMMIEAYRKISEKVDYPLHLGVTEAGTAFQGTVKSAIGIGSLLVDGIGNTMRVSLTENPVEEIKVAKEILKVLGLMETGVEIISCPTCGRTEIDLIGLAKEVEKEFGDLPAKIKIAVMGCVVNGPGEAREADYGVAGGKGVGVLFKRGEIVKKVDEKDIIEELRALIREDFSQI, encoded by the coding sequence ATGAGAATAACAAGGGAAGTTAAAGTAGGAAATTTAGTAATAGGTGGAAATAATAAGATAGTTATACAATCTATGACAAATACACCTACTTGGAATGTGGAGAAAACAGTTAAACAGATAAAGGAACTAGAAAGTGTTGGTTGTGAAATGGTAAGAGTAACTGTAAATACCATAGAAGCAGCTGAAGCCATAGGAAAGATAAAAAAAGAGATAAAGGTTCCCCTAGTTGCAGATATACATTTTGATTATAGATTAGCACTAAAGGCTATGGAAAATGGAATAGATAAACTTAGAATTAATCCAGGAAATATTGGAGATGAGGAAAAAGTAAGATTAGTTGTAGAGATGGCTAAGGAAAAAAATATCCCCATAAGAATAGGTGTAAATTCAGGTTCAATAGAGAAAAGTATTTTAGAAAAATATGGAAAACCAACTTCAGATGCAATGGTAGAAAGTGCTATGTACCATGTGAGTTTACTAGAAAAATATGGATTTGAAGATATAATAATATCTCTAAAGGCTAGTAATGTAAAAATGATGATAGAGGCCTATAGAAAAATATCAGAAAAAGTAGATTATCCATTACATTTAGGAGTTACAGAAGCAGGAACAGCATTTCAAGGAACTGTTAAATCAGCTATAGGAATAGGATCCTTACTTGTGGATGGAATAGGGAATACTATGAGAGTTTCATTGACAGAAAACCCAGTAGAAGAGATAAAAGTAGCTAAGGAAATTTTAAAGGTTTTAGGATTAATGGAAACTGGAGTAGAAATAATATCATGTCCCACATGTGGAAGAACTGAGATTGATTTAATAGGATTAGCCAAGGAAGTTGAAAAGGAATTTGGAGACTTGCCAGCTAAAATTAAAATAGCGGTTATGGGATGTGTTGTAAATGGCCCTGGAGAAGCAAGAGAAGCTGATTATGGTGTTGCTGGTGGAAAAGGTGTGGGAGTTTTATTTAAAAGAGGAGAGATAGTAAAAAAAGTTGATGAAAAGGATATTATAGAGGAATTAAGAGCTCTTATAAGGGAAGATTTTTCACAAATTTAA
- a CDS encoding peptidoglycan DD-metalloendopeptidase family protein yields the protein MKILGKGIIGLGCIAIGLLAYKYNPFQKEVIDLKKFNDYYVSDSVSKEESEVENGGLEVLTSNFYVISKDYGTELKESKEEQGEEDKKEEKIEIPQKEVYIVKSGDTLYDIAKLYNMDLDILKVNNPGIKSNIQVGDKINIVTGNGIFYKVKKGDSLYKIASKYRIDIDDLKKYNEEYINNLQPGQELFIKNPSLNVVNRIVKQSGGSSNGKNTSSKTVGRMFAMPVKWAGVSSPFGNRFHPVLKRYILHTGVDLRAKYVPLHAAKDGRVTYTGYMSGYGKIIIIDHGNGYQTRSAHLNNIYVKQGAYVKAGQVIGKTGMTGRVTGPHLHFEIRKNNRPYDPMKYLRR from the coding sequence ATGAAAATTTTAGGTAAGGGTATAATAGGACTTGGATGTATTGCCATAGGTCTATTAGCATATAAATATAATCCCTTCCAAAAAGAAGTAATAGATTTGAAAAAATTTAATGATTACTATGTTTCAGATAGTGTAAGTAAAGAGGAAAGCGAAGTTGAAAACGGTGGGTTAGAAGTTTTAACGAGTAATTTCTATGTAATAAGCAAGGACTACGGAACAGAGTTAAAAGAATCTAAAGAGGAACAAGGGGAAGAGGATAAAAAGGAAGAAAAAATAGAGATTCCACAAAAAGAAGTTTATATTGTTAAAAGTGGAGATACTTTATATGATATAGCTAAGCTTTATAATATGGATTTAGATATATTAAAAGTTAACAATCCTGGGATAAAATCAAATATTCAAGTTGGTGACAAAATTAATATAGTTACGGGAAATGGAATTTTTTATAAGGTAAAAAAAGGAGATTCCCTATATAAAATTGCATCTAAGTATAGAATAGATATAGATGATTTGAAAAAATACAATGAGGAATACATAAATAATCTTCAGCCTGGACAGGAACTTTTTATAAAAAATCCTAGTTTAAATGTTGTAAATAGAATAGTTAAACAAAGTGGTGGAAGTTCTAATGGGAAAAATACTAGTTCTAAAACAGTGGGAAGAATGTTTGCTATGCCTGTTAAATGGGCAGGAGTATCAAGTCCATTTGGAAATAGGTTTCATCCTGTTTTAAAAAGATATATTCTTCATACTGGAGTGGATTTAAGAGCTAAATATGTACCACTTCATGCAGCTAAAGATGGAAGAGTAACTTACACTGGTTATATGTCTGGTTATGGAAAAATCATAATAATAGATCATGGAAATGGATATCAAACAAGATCGGCCCATTTAAATAACATCTATGTAAAACAGGGTGCCTATGTAAAGGCTGGCCAAGTAATTGGAAAAACTGGAATGACAGGTAGAGTAACAGGACCACATTTACATTTTGAAATAAGAAAAAATAATAGGCCTTATGACCCTATGAAATATTTAAGAAGATAG